ACGCAGTGTCTCGACCGACGCCTGTACGTCCGCTTCGATATCGCTCGCTATCGCGTTGCCGTCGATTATCCGAGTCATTGTCTGGTGGGTCGGTGGCGCGAACGGGTCGCTCGCGACGCTCGCGTGCCGAGGGTCACCGCTGGTCGCACCACCGGACTGGTGCCCACCAACACACCCGCCGGTCATAGGTGCCGACAGGGAATAACAAACCCATTGAAGTGCCGGTGTGTGTTCGTCCCGGATTTCCGACTGTTCGTGCGACAATCACCGTCGTATCGGGCCATTTAGCAAACCTACGCAAGGTTTTTATCGATATCGACGCGAGAGTTTACACGACAGTTACCGGGACTTCTCGGTCCCGGGGGACACACCAACAGATGAACGACATCGCGGTCGTCACTGAGCGAGCATCGTTCGCCGACACGGCCGGGGCCGCCCCGCCCGACGCGCGGGTCCCCGTCGAAGTCCGCGTCACCGTCTCGGACCCGTTCGAGGCCTATCGCCGGGTCCGGAACCGCGAGGACGACGGCGTCTACTTCGAAACCACCGGCGGGCAGTCCGGGTGGGGGTACTTCGCCGTCGACCCCGTCGAGCGAGTGCGGGTCGGTCCGGACGCGACGGCGCGAGGCGACCACGGCCCCAGTATCGGTGAGATAGACGCCCTCCTCGACCGCGAGGAACTCGTCCGCGGCGACTGCGAGGTCCCCTACCCCTGCGGCGCGTTCGGCTGGCTCTCCTACGACGTGGCGCGGGAACTGGAGGACCTCCCCGACACGACGCGCTCTGACGGACTACCGCGCCTCCAACTCGGCGTCTTCGACTGCGTGGCCGCGTGGGAGGAACCACACGATGGCGACGTGACGCTCCGCGTCACCGCCTGTCCGGTCGTCGGGGAGGACCCCGAAGCGGCCTACGAGACAGGGGTGGAGCGGGCCACCGACCTCGCCGAGCGAGCGGTGGACGGCGACCGCGGCGTCCGCTGGGAGCCGACGGCGGCCCGACAGGCCACCTTCGAGAGCGAGTGCGGCGAAGCGGCCTACGCCGAGCGCGTCCGACGGGTCAAGGAGTACGTCCGAGACGGCGACACGTTCCAGACGAACATCTCTCATCGACTGGTCGCGCCAGCCTCGGTCCACCCGGTCGACACCTTCGCGGCGGTCCGTCGGGTCAACCCCGCGCCGTACTCCGCGCTGCTGGAGTTCCCGGGCGTCGACCTCGTCAGCGCCAGTCCGGAACTCCTGCTCGACGTGGACGGCGACCGCCTGCTCACCGAACCCATCGCTGGTACCCGCCCGCGCGGGGACACGCCCGAAGAAGACGACGCCCTCGAACGCGACCTGACCACCGACGAGAAAGAGCGGGCCGAACACGCGATGCTCGTCGACCTCGAACGCAACGACCTCGGGAAGGTCAGCGAGTACGGCACCGTCGACGTGGCCGAGTACCGCCGCGTCGACCGCTACTCCGAGGTGATGCACCTCGTCTCGCTGGTCGAGGGCCAGCGCCGGGCCGACGCCAGCATCGCCGACGCCGTCGCCGCCGTCTTCCCCGGCGGGACCATCACCGGAGCACCCAAGCCACGGACGATGGAGATAATCGACGAGGTGGAACGGACCCGCCGCGGCCCGTATACCGGTTCCATCGGCGTCTTCGGCTTCGACGACCGGGCGACGCTGAACATGACTATCCGCACGCTGGTCCACCACGACGGGGAGTACCGACTGCGGGTCGGCGGCGGCGTCGTCCACGACTCGACGCCGGAGCGCGAGTATCAGGAGACGCTGGATAAAGCCCGCGCCCTCGTCACCGCCGTCGACGAGGCGCTGGGAGAACAGGGCTCGTTCGCCGTCGAGCGTGCCGACTCCACGGAGGGCGTCCGATGATACTCATTATCGACAACTACGACTCGTTCGCGTACAACCTCGTCCAGTACGTGGGGACCATCGAAGACGTGGAAGTCCGCCGAAACGACGCCATCGACGTGGCGGGCATCCGCGAGATGGACCCGGACGGCATCGTCGTCTCCCCGGGACCGGGGACGCCTGCCGACGCGGGCGTCTCTATCGACGTGTTCGCCGAGACGGACTACCCCACACTCGGCGTCTGTCTCGGCCATCAGGCACTCTGTGCGGCCTACGGGTCGCCGGTGGGCCACGCACCCGACGTGGTGCACGGGAAGCCATCCGAGGTCCGTCACGAGGGGACACCGCTGTACGAGGGCGTCGACGACCCTTTCGAGGTCGGCCGCTACCACTCGCTGGCCGTCGAGCGCGCGGACCTGCCCGACGAACTCGTCGAGACGGCCCACACTAACGACGAGGCGGGCGTGGTCATGGGGGTCCGCCACGAGGACCGCCCGCAGTTCGGCGTCCAGTTCCACCCCGAGAGCATCCTCACCGACGCCGGGATGCGCATCGTCGAGAACTTCTGTCGGACCGCCGCCAGCGCGTAATCCCTTTCAGTCGTCCTTCTCGGGCGGGTCCACGTCGTGATGCGCCTGTATGGTCGGCAAGCGGTCGACGACGCGGGCGATTACTGAGGTGTGACCCCGCTCGTTCCGGTACCACGAGCGCGTCAGCCCGGCGATACCCACGAGAGAAATAATCGCGAACGGGCCGCCCGTGAGGACCGCGAGCGCCTGTAAGGTCTCCGCGCCGCCGACCAGCAGGACCGCGACGGCGACGCCGCCCTGAACGATTCCCCAGAAGACGATGCTCCCCGTGGAGGGTGCCAGCCCCCGTCGGGTCGCGAGGATGGCGACGACGAGCGTCGAGGTGTCGGCCGAGGTGGTCATGAACACGACGATGAGCGCCAGAAAGAGGAAGACCAGCAACTCGCTGAGCGGAAGCGCGGCGAACAGCGGGAACCCCGCGACGGCCTCCGAGCCACCGGGGGCGGCGATGGCCGCAAGCACGTCGGCCTGCCCGGACTGCTGGACGAACAGCGCGGTCCCCCCAAGCAAGAGGAACCACACGACAGTCGCCGCCGACGTGGCGACGACGGTGGTGAACACGACCGTTCGAACCCGGCGGCCCCGCGAGAGCGCGGCGACGAACAGGCCTGCGAACGGTGCCCACGAGAACCACCACGACCAGTTCCACACGGTCCACGAGGCCACCCACTCACCGCCGGTGTGTAGGCTCAGCGGGACGAAGTGAACGACGTACCGGCCCAGCGCCGCCGCGCCCCGGTCGACGGCGTACGAGCGCGGCCCGAGCGCGACCAACAGGAGCGCGAACAGGCCGAACAAGACGATGTTCAGGCCAGCGATGCGACGGATGCCC
This window of the Haloarcula marina genome carries:
- a CDS encoding anthranilate synthase component II; this translates as MILIIDNYDSFAYNLVQYVGTIEDVEVRRNDAIDVAGIREMDPDGIVVSPGPGTPADAGVSIDVFAETDYPTLGVCLGHQALCAAYGSPVGHAPDVVHGKPSEVRHEGTPLYEGVDDPFEVGRYHSLAVERADLPDELVETAHTNDEAGVVMGVRHEDRPQFGVQFHPESILTDAGMRIVENFCRTAASA
- a CDS encoding anthranilate synthase component I family protein; this encodes MNDIAVVTERASFADTAGAAPPDARVPVEVRVTVSDPFEAYRRVRNREDDGVYFETTGGQSGWGYFAVDPVERVRVGPDATARGDHGPSIGEIDALLDREELVRGDCEVPYPCGAFGWLSYDVARELEDLPDTTRSDGLPRLQLGVFDCVAAWEEPHDGDVTLRVTACPVVGEDPEAAYETGVERATDLAERAVDGDRGVRWEPTAARQATFESECGEAAYAERVRRVKEYVRDGDTFQTNISHRLVAPASVHPVDTFAAVRRVNPAPYSALLEFPGVDLVSASPELLLDVDGDRLLTEPIAGTRPRGDTPEEDDALERDLTTDEKERAEHAMLVDLERNDLGKVSEYGTVDVAEYRRVDRYSEVMHLVSLVEGQRRADASIADAVAAVFPGGTITGAPKPRTMEIIDEVERTRRGPYTGSIGVFGFDDRATLNMTIRTLVHHDGEYRLRVGGGVVHDSTPEREYQETLDKARALVTAVDEALGEQGSFAVERADSTEGVR